Genomic window (Thermoanaerobaculia bacterium):
GACTCTCCACGGCGTCGGGCTTCAGTCCGCCGGTGCCGCCGCCGGTACCGGTGTCGGTGTCGGTGATGGCGAGCGCTCGACCAGCCGGCCGTGATCGAGGGTGAGCACGCGGTCGGCGATCCCCATGACCTCGGGGCTGTGGGTCACCATGAGCATGGTCTTCCCGGCCCTCCGCGTGAGCCGGTCGAGGAGCTCGAGCACCTCGAGCCCGGTCTCGATATCGAGATTTCCGGTCGGCTCGTCGGCGAGGACGAGCGCCGGATCGGCGGCCAGAGCGCGCGCCACGGCGACCCGCTGCTGCTCGCCACCCGAGAGCCGGTCGGGAAACTGCCCGCCACGGTCGGCGAGACCGACCTCCTCGAGCAGCGCCAGCGCCCGCTCGCGGTTCGCGCCGCTCGCCCGCCCGGCAAGCTCGAGCGGCAACAGGAGGTTCTCTTCGACGGTGAGGGTCGGGACGAGATTGAAGAACTGGAAGACGAAGCCGATCCGGTCCCGCCGCGCCACCGTCCGCTCGTCCTCGGTGAGCCGCCCGAACTCCCGCCCCTCGAGCAGCACCTCGCCCGAGGTCGGCAGGTCGATGCCGGCGATGAGATTCAGCAGCGTCGACTTCCCCGACCCGCTCCTGCCGAGAAGAACGACCAGCTCCCCCGGCGCAATCGCGCACGAAACCCCGTCCAGCACGACGCGCGGCCTCCCCGCCTCGACAAAACTCCGCCGCACCTCGCGCAGCTCGATGACGGGAACCGGATCGGACACCACTCCACTCTACGGCAGCGCTCGAAATTCCGATGAACCGGTCTCAGCGCTCGCGATAGGCCTCACGCCGATGCGCGACGCGGACCACGAGGACGACGAGTCGGCGGTCTTCTATCTCGTAGAGGACGCGGTAGTCGCCGACGCGGATGCGGTAGGCGTTCTCCGTCGCGGAGAGCTTCTTGCACCCGCTCGGCCGTGGCGTCTCGCCGAGAGCGTCGATCGCGAGACGGATCCTCCGCCGCGCTGCGGCCTCGAGCTTCTCGAGTTGACGCGCCGCCGCGGGGACGATGAAGACGTTGTGAGCCACCGCTCTCTACTTGGCGCGCAGCTTCGCCTGCACCTGGCGCCAGGGAATGGCAGCTTCGCCGCTCGCCTCGAACTCCAGCTTCGCGGCGCGGAAGGCCTCGAGATCCGCGGCGTCCTCGAGGCTCTCCAGGAGCGCCGCATCCTCGACCGAAACGACGTAGGCGATCGGCTTGCCATGCCGATGAATCGCCACCCGCTCCTTCGCGAACGCCGCGCGATTCAAGACCTCGGAAAAATTCTCCCGCGCGGATCGGGATGTCAGAAGTGCGTTGTCGGACATGGCGTCGTCTCCCATGGGGAAGGATACGCTAGGTACCTTGTGTACGCAAGCGCCGGAATGTCCGACTCGTCGGAGGACGATGAGGAGTGATCCGGAGTCGGGCCGTAAGGAAGAGTGCGCGTGGGTGCCGAGAGATGCTCCAGGGTGCGCAGGCATCCCCTCCGAGGGCGAGTTCGGAATTGGCGATAAACTTCGCCGGTGTCGTCGGAAGCAGTCGCCTTTCCCCGCCCGAGAGACTGGGTCGAGCTCACCAAGCCCCGGATTACGCTCCTCGTTACGTTGACGACGGCGGCGGGGTTCGCGCTGGCGAGTGAGCGGCCGCTCGATTGGCCGCGTTTTGTTGCGACGCTGATCGGGACGGCGCTGGTCGCGGCGGGGTCGGCGGCGTGGAACCAGTTCGTCGAGCGTGAGACCGACAAGCTGATGCGGCGCACGGCGACGCGGCCGTTGCCTGGCGGGCGGATGCACCCCGGGCAGGCGCTCGCCTTCGGCGGGCTATTGTCGGTCACCGGCCTCCTCGTGCTCTCCCTGCTGGTGAATCCGCTCACCGCGGCGATCGGCTTCGCGACGCTCGCGGCCTACGTCCTGGTCTATACCCCGATGAAGCGCCGGAGCTCGCTCGCGACCCTGGTCGGCGCGATCCCCGGCGCCGCGCCGCCGGTCATGGGCTGGACCGGCGCCTCGGGCGAGCTCGATCTCGGCGGCTGGCTCCTTTTCGCCATTCTCTTTCTCTGGCAGCTGCCGCACTTCCTCTCGATCGCCTGGCTCTATCGCGACGACTACCGGCGGGCGGGGATGCCGCTCCTCACGGTGAACGATCCCGACGGCCGGGCGACCGGCCAGCAGGCGGTGCTCTATGCGGTGGCGCTGGTGCCGGTGTCGCTCATGACCTCGGCCGTAGGCATCACCGGCGCGGTGCATCTCGCCGGCGCGCTGCTCTTCGGCCTCGCCTTCCTGACCAGCGCGGTGCTCTTCGCGCGCGAGCAATCCGTGACCACAGCGCGGCGGCTCCTGCTCACCTCCGTCTTCTATCTGCCGGCGGTCTTCGGGGTCGCCGTCGCCGACCATCTGTTCCTGCGATGAACGTCCGGATGCGCAGCGCGGCTGTTCGCCGGAGTGGTGGCGGCTGGCTCACCGGCTTCGCCGGGCTGGCGCTTCTTGCCGTCGTCGCCTGTCGTGCCCCAGAGCCGCTGCCGGTGCTCTCCGAGTTGCCGGAGTTCGCGCTCGTCGAACGCAGCGGGGCGACCCTCGACAAGGCAGCCCTGGCCGGCCGGCCGGCGATCGTCGACTTCATCTTCACGCGCTGTCCGGCCTCCTGTCCCATGCTCACCGCGCGGATGAAGGAGCTCGAGAAGCGCATCCCGGAAGGCTCGACCGTACGGCTGCTGTCGATCTCGGTCGACCCCGAGCACGACCGGCCGGAGGTGCTGACCCGCTACGCCGAAGGCTGGCAAGTGGGACCGCGCTGGCTCTTTGCGACCGGCGAGCGGGCGGCGATCTGGGAGCTCGTGCGCAAGGGGTTCCTTCTGGCGGTCGAGGCGACACCCGAAGACACCAGCTCGCCGATTCTGCACAGCAACCGGTTCGCTCTGATCGACGGCGAAGGCCGCATGCGCGGCACCTACCAGGCGCTCGAAGAGGATGCGCTCGACCGCATCCTGGAGGATCTCGCGGCGCTGGAAGCCAGCGCAGCAGGCGGCTGAAGCCTCGACAGGGCCGGATGCCGAAGCGACCGATGAGCCAGCAGCGGAGGACCCAGCGATGGAACTGACCGTACGCGACCTGCCGACCCTCAACGCGGCGCTGAACGCGACCTCGGGTGTACTCCTGGTGCTCGGCTGGCTGCTGATCCGGCTCCGGAAGATCGAAGCCCATCGGCGCGCCATGATTTCGGCGTTCGGCTGCTCGATCGTCTTCCTGGTGTCCTACCTCGTCTACCACTTCCAGGTCGGCTCGGTGAAGTTCCAGGGCACCGGCACGGTGCGGACCGTCTACCTCGCGATCCTCCTCACCCACACCGTACTCGCCGCCGCCGTGCCGTTTCTCGCGGTGATGACCCTCTCCCGCGCCCTCGCGCGGCGCTTCGACCGCCACAAGAAGATCGCCCGCTGGACCCTGCCCATCTGGCTCTACGTTTCGGTCACCGGTGTGGTGGTTTACTGGATGCTCTACCAGATGCGCTTTGGCTGAGTCGCGAGCTGGGGCCGGGAGCCTGGCTAGCCCGACCTTCTCACCAGCGTTAGCCGCGAGACGCCGCAGATGCCCATGGCTGCAAGGCGTCGCGACCGAGGCCCGCGCAGACGTACTTGCAGTACGTCGAGCAGGCCGACCGAGCGCAACGCAGCAGACGTGGGCGTATGTGGCGTCGTAGCCGAAGGTTGGTGAGAAGGTCGGGCTAGAGCCCCGGTGCGGTCGCCGTGTCCTCTGCCATGAGCGGAGGTGCCTAATCTGCTTCTCCCTAGACGAGGCGCATACCGCCTGGGCGGGGGCGGCTGGGAGGTGGGGAGGGCGTGGACGGGGCCGCCGGCGTCGCTCCTGGCACGTAGCCGCCCGGGAACTGAACGGCGACAATCCGGGTCCAGGGGATGCGCAGCTGGCGAAAGCCGCCCAGAAGACGGACGAAGGCGAGCTCTGCGGTGACGCCGAAGTCGTCCACGGTCGCGCCGGACTTGAGCTTCTCCGGGTCGAGGGCACAGACCAGCTCTTTGGGAAACTGCGCCAGGAGGTCCGGCGGGATCTCGTCCGGCGGCGCATCGACGGTCGAAACGACCAGCACAACCGGCCAGCCGGCTTCGATCAGTCCGGCGAGCGCGTCGCGCAGAGCGGCGTACATCGTCTAGAAGATGGTCCGCTGATCGCTGTTGGCCGGCGCATCGTCGAGCGGCGCAGCGCTCGCTCCGCGGTTCTCCCCCTCTTCGCCGGCCGCGGGCGCCGCCGCCTCGCCCAGCCAGACGAAGCGTTCGAGGCTCCTTGCCCAGACGAAGCCCTGGCCGCTCTCTTTCATGCCGCGCAGCACGGCGAGCTTCGAGTCGATGTCGTCGATGGCGTGGAGGACGAACGCTTCGGCGGTCATCGGTTCGACCGGGGAGGAGAACTCCTTGCGCCCCTGATGCGAGAGAACGAGGTGCTCGAGCTGCAATCTCAGGTCGGGCGGAAAACCGGGGATCGCGGCGGTGCGCTCACGGACGAGGTCGCGGCCGATGACGATGTGGCCGACGAGACGCCCGACCGGGGTGTACTCGTTGTCGGGCATCGCGCCCAATTCCTGGAGCTTGCCGAGGTCGTGGAAGAGGACACCCAGGACCAGCAGGTCGCGGTCGAGCTCGGGGTAGTTGTCGGCGAAGCGCACCGCGAGCTCCATCATCGAGACCACATGCTCGAGCAGGCCGCCGCGGAAGGCGTGGTGGATCGCCTTCGCCGCCGGATGCACCCGCAGGGCCGCGCCGTAGACCGCCATCGTCTCGGACGCCAGGCGGCGCATCTCCGGCCGCTTCACTTCGCGGTCGAGTGTCCCCTCCAGGCGACGCATGAGGTCGTCGATGTCGAACTTCGTGGTCGGGACGAGCAGGCTCTCGTCGAAGCCCTCCCGGGCGTCGTCGGGGACGATCGCCCGGCACTGGTCGACCTTGATCTGCAGCTGGTCGCGGTAGCTCTGCACCTGGCCGCGGAACTTGACGAAGCCGCGGGCCGCGAAATCGTTGGCGAGGGCCGAGCTGTCCGACCAGGCGCGGCCGGTGATCGCGCCCGAAGCGTCGGCGAGCTCGAGGTCGAGATAGTCCTTGCCGCTCTTGTCCTGACGCAGCTCCTTGCGCTTCAGAAAAGCGAAGCCCTGCACGGAGTCGCCGGCGTTCCAGGTGGCGATCGGCTGATTCTTGACGATTGGAGACATAGTCTGGGGCACCCGCCGTTGAGAAGAGGGCCGAGTATAGTCGCCGGGCGCCGGGCTGGTACACGGCTTGCTGCTGGTCGTTCCGAAGATGGTCGAAGCCCGAGGACTGCTCATGCGCCCGAACGTCGTCTGCTGCACCCTGATGCTGGCCTTCGGCGGCGCCCTGGCGGGCCCGGCGGGCGCCGCCCCAACTCCCGATCCGGCCCCCGTGGCCGCGGCGATCCCTTCGACTTCGCCGGCTCCGGCGCCCTCGCCGGCTCCGGTTCCAGCGGCCCCCGCGCCGCCAGCGCCGCCGACAGCCAGCGAAACCGAAGAGGCGGAGCGCGAGCTGCTGCGCAAGTTCCTGGAGGAGGGCCCGGCGCTGCTGCTGCCGGCCGAGGAGCGCGCGCGCATTGCGGCGCTGCCGCTCGCCGGGGCGCTCGCCGAGGCGCGCGAGTTCCTGGCGCGGGACCCCCTGCCCGACACGCCCGAGAACGAGCTCGCGATCGGCCTCGATCGCCGGCAGCGCCTCGTCTGGAGCGAGAGTCTGTCGCTGCGCGATGCCCGCGGCCGGATGCTCTTCCTGCTCGGCGCACCTCGCGAGAGGCAGAAGATCGACTGCGGCGACACCTTCCATCCGCTCGAGATCTGGAGCTACGGCACGGTGGAGGCGCCGCGGCACGCCGTCCTCTATCGTCCGCGCGCCGACGGCTACTTCCTGCTCTGGCGGCCGACCGAGTCCAAACGGGCGCTCTACATGCCCGAGATGGAGTACTACCTCGAGCAGTGGGAAGAGCTCAAGGGCTTCGTTTCGGGCAAGCGCCCGGACCGGGTGATGTGCAAGTCGAGCGAGACCGTGGACGAGGTCACCGGCGTCACGGGACTTTTCGGCTTCAAACAGAATCGGCCGACCGACGCCATGATGGACGCCCTGGTCGCCCCGCCGGCCGAGCTCGCCCCGTGGGCGCGCGTGGCGGCGGCCACGAAGCTCGACCAGCTCGCCCCGGAGTTGGCGATCGAGTCGGCGCGCGTGACCTTTCCGGAGCGCCGCGACCAGCGCCTGCTCGCGCGGCTGCGCATCGTGCTGCCGGCCGGCGTCGGGCTGGCGGTCGCCGGCGACGAAAAGGCACCCGAGTCCCGACTCACCGTGGCCGGCCGGCTCGAGGTCGCGGGGGCGCCGTTCGAAGAGTTCCGCAACCGCTTCGTGCTGCCGCCGCCCGCGGCGACGACGCCGGTCGTGCTGGTCGCCGAGCGCCTGCTGCGCCCCGGCGGGCCCTACGTCGTGCAGCTCGAGCTGCGGGACGAAGTCTCCGGGCGGACCAGTTGGCTCTCGCTCGGCTTCACGGTTCCGAAGCAGGCCGTGCCCGAGCCCGAGTCGATTCCCGCTGGGGCCCAGGTGGTCGTCGGCAAGGAGACCGGAATCACCCGGATGGGCGGGCGCGACGCCCTCGTCCTCATGCCGCCGCTCGCCGATGTCGTCTTCGGGCTCTGGCGCGCCGAGGCGATCGTGGTCGGCGAGCGCATCCGCAAGGTCGCCTTCTACGTCAACGGCCAGCGCCAGCTGGTGCGCGCCGCCGCCCCCTGGACGGCCGAGCTCCGCCTGCCGAACATTCCGGCGGAGCTCGTCGTGCGGGCGGAGGGTCTGGACGAGAACGACGCCGTCGTCGTCGCCGACGAGGTCTTCCTCAACGAACCGCAGGGCGAGGCCAAGGTTCGCCTCCTCTCGCCGCCGCGCGGCAAGCGGGTCGTCGGCCCCACCGTGGCGCGCGCCGCGGTCATGGTGCCCGAGGGCAAGCGGGTCGAGTCGGTCGAGTTCCGCTTGAACGAGGAGGTGCTCGCGACCCTCACCCAGCCACCGTGGGAAACCTCGTTCGTCGCGCCGTCGGGCAGTGAGCCGGTCTATCTCACGGTCTCGGCGATCTACGTCGATGGCACGCGCGTCGAGGACTTCCGCGTCCTGAACGGCGGTTCGACGTTTCTCGAGCAGCTCGAGGTCGACCTGGTCGAGATCTTCGCCACCGCCTACGACAGGAACGGGGCGCTCAGCGAAAACCTGACCGAGAGCGATTTCGAGCTCTTCGACCGCGGCAAGCGGCAGAAGATCGAACGGTTCGAGCTCGTGAAGGACCTGCCGCTCGCCGTCGGTCTCGTGCTCGACACCTCCGGGTCGATGCGCGAGTCGATCGGCGAGGCGAAGCACGCCGCGAGCGACTTCCTGGCCGAAGTCGTGCGTCCGACCGACCGCTGTTTCGCGGTCGGTTTCTCGGATCGGCCGCGGCTGCTCATGCAGCTCACTCCCGACGTCCAGGCGGTGCAGATCGCCTTCCGCGAGCTGCCGGCGGTCGGCAACACGGCGCTCCACGACGCGATGGTCTTCGCGCTCTACCAGCTGCGGGGCGTCCGCGGCAGGAAGGCGATCGTCCTGCTCTCCGACGGCGACGACACTTCGAGCCTGGTCTCCTACGATGACGCTCTGGAGTTCGCCCGGCGCAGCGGCGCGGCGGTCTACGCCATCGGCCTCGATGTCGGCTCGACGAAGATGTCGATCCGCAACAAGCTCGAGAAGCTCGCCTCGGAAACCGGCGGGCGCTCCTACTTCGTCTCGAAGGCCGACGAGCTCGACGGCGTCTACAGCGAGATCTCGCGCGAGCTGCGCAGTCAGTACCTGCTCGCCTTCGCGCCGGACCCGCCGGGAACCGAGGGCGTCTTCTCGACGGTCGAAGTCAAGGCGAAGGGGGGCAAGCTGAAGACACGAGCCCCCCGGGGGTACTATCCATGACACCATGGCGGACGTGAAGAACCTCGTGCCCCCATCCGGATCCCACTCGGTGATCGCTGCCGCCCTGGCTCTTGCGGTGTTCCTCAGCCTGCCGGCCGGTCTCGCCGCCGCTGGAGCGCCCGAGGCGTTTCGCTTCGAGAAGCTCAACCGCGCCTACAGCGATTTCGTGGAGGAGTTGGCGCCGATCGGCGAGGAGGGGATGTCGATCCAACTGACCTCGCCGTCGCAAACGATGATCCTGCGCGATCACCGGATCCGGCTGAGCCCCCTCGGTCCCGCGAAGGACGGCGCCTTCTCCGGCGAGGTCGAGCTCGACATCCAGGGCAAGGGGGCGCTGATCGCCGATGTGGTCATGGGCCCGATCGTGCGCCAGTTGACCGACGAGATCGTCGTGCCGCCGCAGACCCTGCGGCTGGCCGGCAAGGTCCGCATTCGACGGGTCGCCGACGGCTACGAGATCACGCCCGATCAGCTGCCGTCGCGAATCGAAGTCGCGGTGCAGTCGCGCACCATCAACCAGATCCTGGCGCTCTGCGACCAGGCGGCCACGCTGTCGCTCGGTGCCGTCGACTGTTCGGGCCTCGATCGCGCCCTGACGAAGCCGGCGGTGCCGATTCCGGGCGGCGGCGCAGCGATCTTCCTCGGCGACGAGAACCTGAGCGGCGACGACCGCGTCCGGCTCGACGCTCTGCTTCCCCCGCCCGCCGCCGCGCCCTGAAGGTCAGGTCGTCGGCAGCGAGAGGCCGTGACGTGTCGCGGCCTCGACGATCGCCGAATGGAGCGGCACCTGGAAGAGGAACCGCTGGCGCATCGCCGGCGCGAGAAACCCGGTCTGGCGCATGAGCTCGCTGTAGCTGCGCTGCAGGGGAACGAGCGGTTCGCATCTGCGGGCTTTGCGCTCCTCGAGCCACAGGCCGCCCAGGTAGAGATGGTAGTCCGACAGTTCGCGCAGCGGTGCCGTGTCGAGCAGCGGACGCTCCGCGGCGAGGGTCTCGTAGGCGGTGAGAACGGTGTCGGCGCGGCCGCGCGCGATCTCCACCTCGATGCGATAGGCCAGGTCGGCGAGCAGGCTCGCGCCCTTACCGAGCTCGCGATGCAGGCGCGCCGCATCTTCGAGGTTGGCGAGCGCGGCGTCGTGGCGGCGCAGGCGAAGCTGAATGCGGCCCATCAACTGCTCGGCGTCGGCGCGCGCCTCCCCGGGCGGGACCAGACTGAGCGCGAAATGAGCCTTGCGGGCTTCGATCAGCGCCTGGTCGGGTTGGTCGAGCTGCAGGAGATTCTCGGCCACCGACAGGCGCGCGATCGCTTCGCCCACGGTGTCGTCGCGGCCTTCGCGCAGCGCGAGCGCCCGGCGCAGCATCGGCGCGGCGCCGGCAAAGTCTCCCAGCCGGCTCATTGCCTTGCCGACGCCGACCAGCGCGTAGGCCTCTTCGGCTTCGGACTTGTCCCGGGCGAGGATCTCGCGTGCCTCTTCGAAATAAGCGAGGCTGACGGGGAAGTTGCCCTGCGCCAGCGCCACGGCGCCCAACGCCGAGAGCGACGTCGTGACCTGGGTGCCCTTCTCGCGACGCACCGCCAGGGCTTGCAGATGCAGTGCCGTCGCGTCGTCGAGCCGGAACTCGTGAAAGGCGATGTTGCCGAGGAAGTAGCGGCAGTTCGCGGCCAGGCCTCTCCTGCCCTGGTGCTCGGCCACGGTGAGCGTCCTCGAGAAGAGCTCGCCGGCCTCGGTGGTCTTGCCCTGGCGGACGAGGACGCGCCCGAGCTCGAGCAGGAGCATCTCCTTGCGGCGCGGGTCGCCGCCCTTCTGACCCGCCAACGCCTGGCGGAGAACCCACTCCGCTTCGGTGTGGCGCCCGGCCATCTGGGCGAGCTCGGCGCGCAGGGCGGCGATGGCGAGGAAGCGCTGCGGGTTCTCCCGCGAGAGCTCGAAGCCGCGTTCGAGCGCCCCCGAGAGCTCGTTCAGCCGCCCCATCCGCCGGGCGAGCGGCAGCAGGATCCAGAGCAGGTCGATCTCGAGCTGCGTGTTGGCGGAGCCGTCCGCGGCATCGGAGCGATCGGAGGGTTCGGCGCGCTCGCGCAGCGCGGCGAGCTCATGGCGCAGCGCCGTGAAGAGCTGCTCGCGCGGGATCTTCGCTGCGGTCGCTGCGGCGCCGAGCAGCGCGCGGGCGCCGGGCTCGGTGCCGCGCAGCAGTTCGTAGGAGGCCCAGAGCTCGTCCACCGAGCTCGAACGCGCCGCCAGGAGCTCGCCCAGCACGCTGCGCAGAGTCGCCGCCGCATCGGGGCGCAGCGTGTCGGAGAAGGCCGTGCGTAGCGCCAGGGAAGCGAAGGTGAGTCCTTCGCCCCAGGGGCCGTCGGCGTCGACGATGAGGCCGGCTTCGCGAAAAGGCTCCTCCCACTGGCGCGGCGGACTCTCGCCGCCCAGGGCGAGCGCCGCCGACCGCAACTCTCCAGCCGGCACCGGGGCCTCGATCTGCGCCAGGAGGCGCAGCGGCAGCGCCGTTCCGAGTCGCATCGCCTCGGACTCGGCGTGGGCGAGAAAGCGCCGGCTCGGTTGAAAGCGGGTCTCGGTTCCTTCGCTGCCGCTGAAGAAGAACGAACCAAAGACCTGCCTCAGTCTCCGGTCGCGGACCAGGAAGTGCAGGGCCTCTTCGAGCGCGAACGGGTTCCCGCCGGCG
Coding sequences:
- the cyoE gene encoding heme o synthase, producing MSSEAVAFPRPRDWVELTKPRITLLVTLTTAAGFALASERPLDWPRFVATLIGTALVAAGSAAWNQFVERETDKLMRRTATRPLPGGRMHPGQALAFGGLLSVTGLLVLSLLVNPLTAAIGFATLAAYVLVYTPMKRRSSLATLVGAIPGAAPPVMGWTGASGELDLGGWLLFAILFLWQLPHFLSIAWLYRDDYRRAGMPLLTVNDPDGRATGQQAVLYAVALVPVSLMTSAVGITGAVHLAGALLFGLAFLTSAVLFAREQSVTTARRLLLTSVFYLPAVFGVAVADHLFLR
- a CDS encoding VWA domain-containing protein, yielding MRPNVVCCTLMLAFGGALAGPAGAAPTPDPAPVAAAIPSTSPAPAPSPAPVPAAPAPPAPPTASETEEAERELLRKFLEEGPALLLPAEERARIAALPLAGALAEAREFLARDPLPDTPENELAIGLDRRQRLVWSESLSLRDARGRMLFLLGAPRERQKIDCGDTFHPLEIWSYGTVEAPRHAVLYRPRADGYFLLWRPTESKRALYMPEMEYYLEQWEELKGFVSGKRPDRVMCKSSETVDEVTGVTGLFGFKQNRPTDAMMDALVAPPAELAPWARVAAATKLDQLAPELAIESARVTFPERRDQRLLARLRIVLPAGVGLAVAGDEKAPESRLTVAGRLEVAGAPFEEFRNRFVLPPPAATTPVVLVAERLLRPGGPYVVQLELRDEVSGRTSWLSLGFTVPKQAVPEPESIPAGAQVVVGKETGITRMGGRDALVLMPPLADVVFGLWRAEAIVVGERIRKVAFYVNGQRQLVRAAAPWTAELRLPNIPAELVVRAEGLDENDAVVVADEVFLNEPQGEAKVRLLSPPRGKRVVGPTVARAAVMVPEGKRVESVEFRLNEEVLATLTQPPWETSFVAPSGSEPVYLTVSAIYVDGTRVEDFRVLNGGSTFLEQLEVDLVEIFATAYDRNGALSENLTESDFELFDRGKRQKIERFELVKDLPLAVGLVLDTSGSMRESIGEAKHAASDFLAEVVRPTDRCFAVGFSDRPRLLMQLTPDVQAVQIAFRELPAVGNTALHDAMVFALYQLRGVRGRKAIVLLSDGDDTSSLVSYDDALEFARRSGAAVYAIGLDVGSTKMSIRNKLEKLASETGGRSYFVSKADELDGVYSEISRELRSQYLLAFAPDPPGTEGVFSTVEVKAKGGKLKTRAPRGYYP
- a CDS encoding SCO family protein → MRSAAVRRSGGGWLTGFAGLALLAVVACRAPEPLPVLSELPEFALVERSGATLDKAALAGRPAIVDFIFTRCPASCPMLTARMKELEKRIPEGSTVRLLSISVDPEHDRPEVLTRYAEGWQVGPRWLFATGERAAIWELVRKGFLLAVEATPEDTSSPILHSNRFALIDGEGRMRGTYQALEEDALDRILEDLAALEASAAGG
- a CDS encoding HD domain-containing protein, with product MSPIVKNQPIATWNAGDSVQGFAFLKRKELRQDKSGKDYLDLELADASGAITGRAWSDSSALANDFAARGFVKFRGQVQSYRDQLQIKVDQCRAIVPDDAREGFDESLLVPTTKFDIDDLMRRLEGTLDREVKRPEMRRLASETMAVYGAALRVHPAAKAIHHAFRGGLLEHVVSMMELAVRFADNYPELDRDLLVLGVLFHDLGKLQELGAMPDNEYTPVGRLVGHIVIGRDLVRERTAAIPGFPPDLRLQLEHLVLSHQGRKEFSSPVEPMTAEAFVLHAIDDIDSKLAVLRGMKESGQGFVWARSLERFVWLGEAAAPAAGEEGENRGASAAPLDDAPANSDQRTIF
- a CDS encoding ABC transporter ATP-binding protein, with the protein product MSDPVPVIELREVRRSFVEAGRPRVVLDGVSCAIAPGELVVLLGRSGSGKSTLLNLIAGIDLPTSGEVLLEGREFGRLTEDERTVARRDRIGFVFQFFNLVPTLTVEENLLLPLELAGRASGANRERALALLEEVGLADRGGQFPDRLSGGEQQRVAVARALAADPALVLADEPTGNLDIETGLEVLELLDRLTRRAGKTMLMVTHSPEVMGIADRVLTLDHGRLVERSPSPTPTPVPAAAPAD
- a CDS encoding type II toxin-antitoxin system RelE/ParE family toxin, with amino-acid sequence MAHNVFIVPAAARQLEKLEAAARRRIRLAIDALGETPRPSGCKKLSATENAYRIRVGDYRVLYEIEDRRLVVLVVRVAHRREAYRER
- a CDS encoding type II toxin-antitoxin system Phd/YefM family antitoxin, with product MSDNALLTSRSARENFSEVLNRAAFAKERVAIHRHGKPIAYVVSVEDAALLESLEDAADLEAFRAAKLEFEASGEAAIPWRQVQAKLRAK
- a CDS encoding DUF420 domain-containing protein, which codes for MELTVRDLPTLNAALNATSGVLLVLGWLLIRLRKIEAHRRAMISAFGCSIVFLVSYLVYHFQVGSVKFQGTGTVRTVYLAILLTHTVLAAAVPFLAVMTLSRALARRFDRHKKIARWTLPIWLYVSVTGVVVYWMLYQMRFG
- a CDS encoding tetratricopeptide repeat protein, which translates into the protein MLPAALLHLWAEKDPAATARLEAAAARAEGIFPAGPNRWLVLPLAGDAAIFDRAVALGRAVLDATPKGRPASAACVLITPAAAAVGELVTLLEEPLLEEIAQRRPTIEAGRVLLTTHAVHHLEAFWTVEPAGNLSFGGGRLIPLAAVQPRAVAMPTWRNPEVLSRSAKWVPRPELEDRLSERLAEPVVRLTGPLGVGKTRLAWEVMRASGEPAVWRNAALARLQNGSMLAPLVGELAAEPARPVWIVYDHLDAAPPQIWSEIEELQKHPRLGDEIRLLLLARPATPWPEELSTTPQIEVDALAGEAWSRCASQLFRGLSLPEAVAETLATGAGGNPFALEEALHFLVRDRRLRQVFGSFFFSGSEGTETRFQPSRRFLAHAESEAMRLGTALPLRLLAQIEAPVPAGELRSAALALGGESPPRQWEEPFREAGLIVDADGPWGEGLTFASLALRTAFSDTLRPDAAATLRSVLGELLAARSSSVDELWASYELLRGTEPGARALLGAAATAAKIPREQLFTALRHELAALRERAEPSDRSDAADGSANTQLEIDLLWILLPLARRMGRLNELSGALERGFELSRENPQRFLAIAALRAELAQMAGRHTEAEWVLRQALAGQKGGDPRRKEMLLLELGRVLVRQGKTTEAGELFSRTLTVAEHQGRRGLAANCRYFLGNIAFHEFRLDDATALHLQALAVRREKGTQVTTSLSALGAVALAQGNFPVSLAYFEEAREILARDKSEAEEAYALVGVGKAMSRLGDFAGAAPMLRRALALREGRDDTVGEAIARLSVAENLLQLDQPDQALIEARKAHFALSLVPPGEARADAEQLMGRIQLRLRRHDAALANLEDAARLHRELGKGASLLADLAYRIEVEIARGRADTVLTAYETLAAERPLLDTAPLRELSDYHLYLGGLWLEERKARRCEPLVPLQRSYSELMRQTGFLAPAMRQRFLFQVPLHSAIVEAATRHGLSLPTT